The following proteins are encoded in a genomic region of Sorangiineae bacterium MSr12523:
- a CDS encoding CoA-binding protein, which yields MADNQKMREVFDTSGFVVEHSSNDNIYRVVFPTRKTEDFIAASLARERQAAAHSVNVFFEPESIAVVGASRHEGSIGRVILSNLKRCEFRGPVYPVNPHVPELEGFQCYPSVGAIGRRVDLAVVAVPQTSVRDVVAECARAGVRGIVVITSGFAEAWSDGRNAQDELCRFARASGMRMVGPNCMGILCTAPGVSMNATFAPVWPPSGGVSMLSQSGALGLAMLDHAAQRNIGIASFVSVGNKADVSGNDLIAYWADDPHTTVIALYLESFGNPRKFARLAPEVAKREPIVALKSGRSGAGTRAAASHSAALASVDAGVDAVLAQAGVIRTNTMEELSTSSRSSRENRCRGGRVSVW from the coding sequence TTGGCCGACAACCAGAAGATGCGCGAGGTGTTCGATACGAGCGGCTTCGTCGTGGAGCATTCGTCGAACGACAACATCTACCGCGTCGTCTTCCCCACGCGTAAAACCGAGGACTTCATCGCCGCAAGCCTCGCGCGCGAGCGACAGGCTGCGGCGCACAGTGTGAACGTCTTCTTCGAGCCGGAGTCCATCGCCGTCGTCGGGGCCTCGCGACACGAGGGAAGCATTGGCCGCGTGATTTTATCCAACCTGAAGCGCTGCGAGTTTCGCGGGCCCGTCTATCCGGTGAATCCTCATGTGCCAGAGCTCGAAGGCTTCCAGTGCTACCCGAGCGTGGGCGCCATCGGCCGCCGCGTCGATCTCGCGGTGGTCGCCGTCCCCCAAACCAGCGTTCGCGATGTGGTCGCGGAGTGCGCGCGCGCGGGCGTGCGGGGCATCGTGGTCATCACCTCCGGCTTCGCCGAAGCCTGGAGCGACGGACGCAACGCACAGGACGAACTATGCCGTTTCGCACGAGCCTCCGGCATGCGCATGGTCGGACCGAATTGCATGGGCATTCTGTGCACGGCCCCGGGCGTGTCGATGAACGCCACCTTCGCTCCCGTGTGGCCGCCCTCGGGCGGCGTGTCCATGCTCTCCCAGAGCGGCGCGCTCGGGTTGGCCATGCTCGACCATGCGGCCCAGCGCAACATCGGTATCGCAAGCTTCGTCTCCGTCGGAAACAAGGCGGACGTCTCCGGGAACGACCTCATCGCCTATTGGGCAGACGACCCGCACACCACCGTCATTGCCCTGTACCTCGAGAGCTTCGGTAATCCGAGAAAATTCGCGCGCCTCGCCCCCGAGGTGGCCAAGAGAGAACCGATTGTCGCCCTCAAGTCGGGGCGCTCGGGCGCCGGCACGCGCGCGGCCGCGAGCCATTCCGCCGCGCTCGCAAGCGTGGACGCGGGGGTCGACGCTGTTTTGGCGCAGGCGGGCGTGATTCGCACCAACACGATGGAGGAGCTTTCGACGTCATCGCGCTCCTCTCGCGAGAACCGTTGCCGCGGGGGCCGCGTGTCGGTGTGGTGA
- a CDS encoding acetate--CoA ligase family protein gives MLSSLRAAKLLDGFRGAPPADRDALLLLVQRVSALVEALPELLELDLNPVKVLARGQGAVAVDARMRFAPLR, from the coding sequence ATGCTTTCGAGCCTTCGCGCCGCCAAGCTGCTCGACGGGTTCCGCGGGGCACCGCCCGCCGATCGCGACGCGCTGCTTCTGCTCGTGCAACGGGTTTCGGCCCTGGTGGAAGCGCTCCCGGAGTTGCTCGAGCTCGATTTGAATCCCGTCAAAGTGCTCGCACGCGGTCAGGGCGCCGTCGCCGTCGATGCCCGCATGCGCTTCGCGCCGCTCCGCTGA
- a CDS encoding CBS domain-containing protein, which yields MSRHAVAAYMTASPHSIGRDQTLETAHEMMRRYRVRHLPVLEHGKLAGILSQRDLYLIESLPGVTTRDTLVDEAMSEDAYCVRQDARVEDVVQEMAENKYGCAVVMSGGRVCGIFTTTDALQALSGVLRSHSLEVPKAREATTHARVRREAR from the coding sequence GTGTCGCGTCATGCGGTGGCCGCCTATATGACGGCGTCGCCGCACTCGATCGGGCGGGACCAGACGCTGGAGACCGCGCACGAGATGATGCGGCGCTATCGCGTCCGGCACCTTCCCGTGCTCGAGCATGGGAAGCTCGCGGGCATCCTTTCGCAACGCGATCTCTACCTGATCGAGTCCCTCCCCGGGGTCACGACCCGAGACACCCTCGTCGACGAGGCGATGTCGGAGGACGCGTATTGCGTGCGTCAGGACGCGCGGGTGGAGGATGTCGTGCAGGAGATGGCCGAGAACAAATACGGCTGTGCAGTCGTGATGTCCGGAGGCCGCGTATGCGGGATTTTTACGACGACGGACGCACTCCAGGCGCTGTCCGGAGTCCTTCGCTCGCACTCCTTGGAAGTCCCGAAGGCGCGCGAGGCCACCACACACGCGCGCGTTCGTCGAGAAGCAAGGTGA
- a CDS encoding universal stress protein, producing MTSIQHILLATDFGPASQRALVTAAEIAEAMRAKVSIAHVLDPPDSHVSIEALREAIRGSLDGAVDAVRTHHVDCSGTIRLGRPWVEIVRAAQEARADLVVVGSHGRRGLAHALLGSVAEKVTRRSSVPVLTVHGFWFEDRVAAGRELSKQVAVLRALKPAVIAISRGGIVVAAEICRVLGTPLDILSTRTLEQHGRVFGALCEDGTLRLDPEVTGLAKLSEEREAIVANTRAVINEEVRQLRAAPCLGELSGRTVVLVTDALMDTWSALAADAAVRTLGAERTIFATPLVRDGLTDTLTKDRTDVVALHTLPPGFEPSAAYRHFREPSARCLIDAVSSGMMTVRDAPRSNEPSPWRASCP from the coding sequence ATGACCTCCATTCAACACATTCTGCTGGCTACGGACTTCGGCCCCGCCTCACAACGTGCGCTGGTCACTGCCGCCGAGATCGCCGAAGCGATGCGCGCGAAGGTGAGCATTGCCCATGTTCTCGACCCTCCGGATTCCCACGTCTCCATCGAAGCTCTACGCGAAGCAATACGAGGCTCTCTTGACGGTGCCGTGGATGCCGTACGGACCCATCACGTGGATTGCTCGGGCACCATTCGCCTGGGACGACCGTGGGTAGAAATCGTGCGGGCGGCGCAGGAGGCTCGCGCCGATCTCGTGGTCGTGGGCTCGCACGGACGCCGCGGCCTCGCGCACGCATTGCTCGGCAGCGTCGCCGAGAAAGTGACACGTCGCTCTTCCGTCCCCGTCTTGACCGTCCACGGCTTCTGGTTCGAGGACCGCGTCGCCGCGGGGCGCGAGCTGAGCAAGCAAGTCGCTGTGCTGCGCGCGCTGAAGCCGGCGGTCATCGCCATCTCGCGCGGAGGAATCGTCGTAGCCGCAGAGATCTGCCGTGTCCTGGGGACACCCCTCGACATTTTGTCGACGCGCACATTGGAGCAACACGGGAGGGTTTTCGGTGCCCTCTGCGAGGACGGGACCCTGCGCCTCGATCCGGAGGTCACCGGACTCGCGAAGCTCTCCGAAGAGCGCGAGGCCATCGTGGCGAACACCCGTGCTGTGATCAACGAGGAAGTTCGCCAGCTGCGTGCGGCCCCTTGCCTGGGTGAGCTCTCGGGACGAACCGTCGTTCTCGTCACGGACGCGTTGATGGATACGTGGAGCGCGCTGGCCGCCGACGCGGCGGTGCGCACGCTGGGAGCCGAGCGCACCATCTTTGCCACACCGCTCGTACGCGATGGCCTCACGGACACACTGACCAAAGATCGGACGGACGTCGTAGCGCTCCACACCCTTCCTCCGGGGTTCGAGCCCTCCGCTGCATACCGCCACTTCCGCGAACCGTCCGCCCGTTGCCTCATCGACGCCGTGAGCAGCGGCATGATGACCGTGAGAGATGCGCCTCGATCGAACGAGCCGTCTCCATGGCGAGCGTCTTGCCCTTGA
- a CDS encoding ATP-binding cassette domain-containing protein, with amino-acid sequence MASVLPLTEASMANRVPTRAEGGRALVEVRNLVKRYGDKLVLDGLNVAIERGETVAIIGGSGCGTTTLSRLIVGLERPTSGHIFLERVDLTALDERTLTATRRRPTPGTGRTSPAEIRARWRAAHRSS; translated from the coding sequence ATGGCGAGCGTCTTGCCCTTGACCGAAGCCTCCATGGCCAATCGAGTGCCCACTCGAGCCGAGGGCGGACGTGCACTCGTCGAAGTGCGCAACCTGGTGAAGCGTTACGGAGACAAGCTCGTTCTCGACGGGCTCAACGTCGCGATCGAGCGCGGCGAGACGGTGGCCATCATTGGCGGGTCGGGGTGCGGCACGACGACGCTCTCCCGGCTCATCGTCGGCCTGGAGCGTCCGACCTCGGGCCACATTTTCCTCGAGCGGGTCGATTTGACCGCGCTCGACGAGCGCACGCTCACGGCGACGCGTCGGCGCCCGACTCCCGGCACCGGGCGCACGTCACCCGCCGAGATCCGCGCCCGATGGCGGGCCGCCCATCGCTCGTCCTGA
- a CDS encoding MBL fold metallo-hydrolase has translation MEIECLGAAQTVTGSKHILRTQHATILLDCGLFQGRRRESIDLNHRLGVDPRELDAVILSHAHMDHSGALPLLVKHGYEGPIYTTPATRDLCAAMLLDSAMIQEADARYINKVIERDGAKMDPVVPLYTENDAVQALGYFIGVPYHRRQRIAPGIDLEFFDAGHVLGSALVVLDVDDDGTRKRFLFTGDLGRRHMPILRDPEIPMGASVLMMESTYGDRVHPPIEEMDDALGTIIERTIARRGKVVIPSFALERAQELLFTMKRLRQKGRIARVPVYVDSPLTVKVTDVFKLHPECFDSEALALIGGADSPFDFEGLRYVSDKEDSKALDASSEPCVVISASGMCEGGRVLHHLKATVESERNVIVIVGFQAQHTLGRRIVERRPRVRIFGVERDLRAEVAVLNGFSAHADKRDLLGFAESVRDRGSLGNVVLVHGEPVAQRALADALGRRGFSKVHIPAAGDRRTF, from the coding sequence ATGGAAATCGAATGCCTTGGTGCCGCGCAGACGGTCACCGGATCGAAGCACATCCTCCGCACGCAACATGCAACCATCTTGCTCGATTGCGGCCTTTTTCAAGGCAGACGCCGCGAGTCCATCGATCTCAATCATCGCCTCGGTGTGGACCCGAGGGAGCTCGATGCCGTGATCCTTTCGCACGCCCACATGGACCACTCGGGAGCCCTACCGCTCCTCGTGAAGCATGGATACGAGGGCCCCATTTATACCACCCCAGCGACTCGGGACCTCTGCGCGGCGATGCTGCTCGATTCCGCGATGATTCAGGAAGCAGACGCCCGCTACATCAACAAGGTCATCGAACGCGACGGCGCGAAGATGGATCCCGTCGTCCCACTCTACACGGAGAACGACGCCGTGCAGGCACTCGGCTACTTTATTGGCGTTCCATATCATCGCCGCCAACGCATCGCCCCCGGCATTGATCTCGAGTTCTTCGACGCCGGTCACGTTCTGGGCAGCGCACTGGTCGTCCTCGACGTGGACGACGACGGCACACGCAAGCGATTTCTCTTCACGGGGGACCTGGGACGGCGGCATATGCCCATTTTGCGCGACCCGGAAATCCCTATGGGAGCCAGCGTACTCATGATGGAAAGCACGTACGGCGACCGCGTACATCCCCCCATCGAGGAAATGGATGATGCTCTGGGCACGATCATCGAGCGCACGATTGCGCGGCGCGGCAAGGTGGTCATCCCGTCCTTCGCCCTGGAACGTGCCCAGGAGCTCCTGTTCACGATGAAGCGCCTGCGCCAGAAGGGCCGCATCGCGCGGGTGCCGGTCTACGTCGATTCCCCACTAACCGTAAAGGTTACCGACGTATTCAAACTACATCCCGAATGCTTCGATTCGGAAGCATTGGCCCTGATCGGGGGGGCCGATTCTCCATTCGACTTCGAAGGACTCCGATACGTCTCCGACAAGGAAGATTCCAAAGCGCTCGATGCTTCGTCCGAGCCATGCGTCGTCATCTCCGCGAGCGGCATGTGCGAGGGCGGCCGAGTCCTGCATCATCTGAAGGCGACGGTAGAGAGCGAGCGAAACGTCATCGTCATCGTGGGATTCCAAGCGCAGCACACCCTGGGACGAAGAATCGTCGAGCGGCGCCCCCGTGTCCGCATCTTCGGCGTCGAGCGCGACCTTCGGGCGGAGGTCGCCGTTCTCAACGGCTTTAGCGCACACGCCGACAAGCGCGACCTCCTCGGTTTCGCCGAGAGTGTGCGTGACCGGGGATCGCTCGGCAACGTCGTTCTGGTCCATGGCGAGCCCGTTGCACAACGCGCACTTGCGGACGCTCTTGGCCGCCGCGGATTCTCGAAAGTTCATATCCCAGCTGCGGGCGATCGCCGAACGTTCTAA
- a CDS encoding acyl-CoA desaturase — protein sequence MQTVVANEKAIDWPRSIPFVAVHVAALVGVVVLGWSWRGFGLAVALYYARMFFVTAGYHRYFSHRSFRTSRAMQLVLALGAMSSSQKGVLWWAGHHRTHHRFSDQAGDMHSALRDGFLWSHVGWILSHKHQPTDTAHVKDLAKYPELVWLDRWWWLPPTALAVGLFLAGSPFAFVWGFFVSTALLWHGTFTINSLTHMFGRRRYATTDNSRNSATLAIVTLGEGWHDNHHYYPRCVRQGFLWWEIDPTYLVLRVMAAFGLVWDVHEPPEEVVAGLRPIPGGMLAPMQAQDVRRWIVGTGQRSRLTGLTRWPIEVGREWDRRLRPELRNDSRRLVAGEHVTRGIQTVRSFFERVVTSEDLAEGRQPRQGWRPRQQSRDLTMISSQLCGDLQWRTSASCARERQENLLLHADVAEEIVSEMCVRGFVDDTVRGLARSKEVVDAGVVLDHEPFDVADRHVHDLVPGRMQRTSLQRVSCYCGIPPRQCARLAPTRSIGGAPSSHGHGERPAWGSGLADKSSARVGNADCPDIVQIDNAARTARSVKRSGANTGAPKTTCAVIDGAGRRKSVSRCNTNPTIPTMASSPHTPRHTRNMSGSFRTSATPKKLHANADAKTGIHSVFSKKLFWA from the coding sequence ATGCAAACCGTCGTTGCCAATGAGAAGGCTATCGACTGGCCTCGAAGCATTCCGTTCGTCGCCGTGCATGTCGCGGCGCTGGTGGGGGTCGTCGTGCTGGGCTGGTCCTGGCGTGGATTCGGCCTCGCGGTCGCATTGTATTACGCGCGGATGTTCTTCGTGACAGCCGGCTACCATCGCTACTTCTCGCACCGGAGCTTTCGAACGAGCCGTGCGATGCAACTGGTGCTCGCGCTCGGCGCCATGAGCAGCTCCCAAAAGGGCGTCCTGTGGTGGGCTGGTCATCACCGTACACACCACAGGTTCTCGGACCAGGCCGGAGACATGCACTCGGCGCTGCGCGATGGGTTCCTCTGGAGCCACGTCGGATGGATCCTCTCGCACAAACACCAACCAACCGACACTGCGCACGTGAAGGATCTCGCGAAGTATCCGGAGCTCGTGTGGCTCGATCGATGGTGGTGGTTGCCGCCAACGGCGCTCGCGGTCGGCCTTTTCCTCGCCGGCAGTCCATTCGCGTTCGTGTGGGGCTTCTTCGTATCGACGGCCCTTCTATGGCACGGCACCTTCACGATCAACTCGCTGACGCACATGTTCGGGCGCCGGCGGTACGCGACGACCGACAACAGCCGCAACAGCGCGACCCTCGCCATCGTGACGCTGGGCGAGGGATGGCACGACAACCACCACTACTACCCGCGCTGCGTGCGCCAGGGCTTCCTATGGTGGGAGATCGATCCCACGTACCTGGTGCTCCGCGTGATGGCCGCATTCGGTCTCGTGTGGGACGTTCACGAGCCACCGGAGGAAGTCGTCGCTGGTTTACGCCCGATTCCCGGCGGAATGCTTGCGCCCATGCAGGCCCAGGACGTCCGACGTTGGATCGTAGGCACTGGGCAGAGGAGTCGCCTAACGGGCCTCACGCGGTGGCCCATCGAAGTAGGGCGCGAGTGGGACCGACGGCTGCGCCCGGAGCTTCGCAACGACAGCCGCAGACTCGTCGCCGGCGAGCACGTCACACGCGGCATACAGACCGTCCGGTCCTTCTTCGAGCGCGTTGTGACGAGCGAGGATCTCGCGGAGGGTCGCCAGCCTCGTCAAGGTTGGCGACCCCGCCAGCAGTCTCGCGATCTCACCATGATCTCTTCGCAACTGTGCGGCGATCTCCAGTGGCGCACCTCCGCGTCGTGTGCGCGCGAACGGCAGGAGAACCTTCTCCTCCATGCCGATGTGGCGGAGGAGATCGTGTCTGAAATGTGCGTACGCGGATTCGTCGATGATACCGTCCGCGGCCTCGCTCGCAGCAAGGAAGTGGTCGATGCGGGTGTGGTCCTCGACCATGAACCTTTCGATGTCGCCGATCGTCATGTGCATGACCTCGTGCCCGGCCGCATGCAACGCACGAGCCTGCAGCGAGTGTCGTGCTATTGCGGCATACCACCGCGCCAGTGCGCACGCCTTGCGCCGACACGCAGCATTGGCGGAGCGCCTTCCAGCCATGGTCACGGAGAACGACCTGCCTGGGGCAGCGGACTTGCGGACAAATCCTCGGCGCGCGTTGGCAATGCGGATTGCCCCGATATCGTCCAAATCGACAACGCGGCAAGGACCGCGAGGTCGGTGAAGAGAAGCGGCGCGAACACCGGCGCCCCGAAGACGACCTGCGCGGTCATCGATGGAGCAGGCCGCCGCAAGTCCGTGAGCAGATGCAACACGAATCCAACGATACCGACGATGGCCTCGAGCCCGCACACCCCCAGGCACACCCGCAATATGAGCGGCTCATTTCGCACCAGCGCGACACCGAAAAAGCTACACGCGAATGCCGACGCGAAGACGGGGATCCATTCGGTATTCTCGAAGAAGCTGTTTTGGGCGTGA
- a CDS encoding acyl-ACP desaturase, translating into MRERDTIRSERIYRQYLGFFDKAEQERRWNPYRDVPWDRVERGGSEELATVAETFCAVESYLPDYVSKGLNLVRQSFGQAWFSANWAYEESKHTVVLIEYLMRSGRRTPEQVFDLQERLRRVEWMLPFDTARRMTIYGCLQEMATFVIYMRQAERAKREGDEVLHGIFRLIGRDEMAHTHFYGDVVKVLLEEDRAETLDDIAHVFSHFQMPGVGIVPEYDARIEIMRKAGIDRALFLQKICFPVLKYLGVTRSELRFTRAAQGSE; encoded by the coding sequence ATGCGTGAACGCGACACGATCCGCAGCGAGCGGATCTACCGGCAATACTTGGGTTTTTTCGACAAAGCGGAGCAGGAGCGACGTTGGAATCCGTACCGCGATGTTCCCTGGGACCGCGTGGAGCGTGGTGGGAGCGAGGAGCTCGCGACGGTTGCGGAGACGTTTTGCGCCGTCGAAAGCTATCTCCCGGACTACGTCTCCAAGGGGCTGAACCTGGTGCGCCAAAGCTTCGGGCAAGCGTGGTTTTCGGCCAACTGGGCGTACGAAGAGTCGAAGCACACCGTCGTCCTCATCGAATACTTGATGCGCTCGGGGCGCCGCACTCCGGAGCAAGTCTTCGATCTGCAGGAGCGACTTCGACGGGTCGAGTGGATGCTGCCTTTCGATACGGCGCGCCGCATGACCATTTACGGCTGCCTCCAAGAGATGGCGACATTCGTGATTTACATGCGGCAGGCCGAGCGTGCCAAGCGTGAGGGGGACGAGGTCCTGCACGGCATCTTTCGGCTCATTGGTCGCGACGAGATGGCTCACACCCATTTTTATGGGGACGTCGTCAAAGTGCTGCTCGAAGAGGATCGAGCGGAAACGCTGGACGACATCGCTCACGTCTTCTCGCATTTCCAGATGCCTGGTGTCGGCATCGTGCCGGAATACGACGCTCGCATCGAGATCATGCGGAAAGCCGGAATCGACCGGGCGCTCTTTCTGCAGAAGATTTGCTTTCCGGTGCTGAAGTATCTGGGGGTGACGCGATCCGAGCTTCGATTTACGCGCGCTGCCCAAGGCTCCGAGTGA